The Deinococcus koreensis genome window below encodes:
- a CDS encoding response regulator transcription factor, with protein MLAQILVVEDDPHLGPLLKEYLSADYQVHHAATLKDAQAWLGTHTAQLILLDLNLPDGDGLDLVQALRQYSSTPVLVLSARSGVQERVQGLNAGADDYLTKPFAMPELDARITALLRRTASGTGVNLGNTSLSTSSLLLTVDDKNVNLTEHEARILELMMRTPERVFSRADIESHLYGWETPNSNSVEVRISQLRKKLETASSDLRIRTIRNVGYVLQA; from the coding sequence ATGCTGGCGCAGATTCTTGTTGTGGAAGACGATCCCCATCTCGGGCCGCTCCTGAAGGAGTACCTGTCGGCCGATTATCAGGTGCACCACGCCGCGACCCTGAAGGACGCGCAGGCCTGGCTGGGCACGCACACCGCGCAGCTGATCCTGCTCGACCTGAACCTCCCGGACGGCGACGGTCTGGACCTTGTGCAGGCGCTGCGGCAGTACTCCAGCACGCCGGTACTGGTGCTCTCGGCGCGCAGCGGCGTACAGGAACGCGTGCAGGGCCTGAATGCCGGCGCCGACGACTACCTGACCAAACCCTTCGCCATGCCCGAGCTGGACGCCCGGATCACCGCCCTGCTGCGCCGCACGGCGTCGGGCACCGGCGTGAACCTGGGCAACACCAGCCTGTCGACCAGCTCGCTGCTGCTCACGGTGGACGACAAGAACGTGAACCTCACCGAGCACGAGGCGCGCATTCTGGAACTGATGATGCGCACGCCCGAGCGGGTCTTTTCGCGCGCCGACATCGAGTCTCACCTCTACGGCTGGGAAACGCCCAACTCGAACTCGGTCGAGGTGCGGATCTCGCAGCTGCGCAAGAAGCTGGAAACCGCGTCCAGCGACCTGCGGATCCGCACCATCCGGAATGTCGGCTACGTCCTGCAGGCCTGA
- a CDS encoding sensor histidine kinase, with protein sequence MTPGAGLYSAKVAWRHSLRFRLALTYSALALVLIMLVSAGIVALLLSRMDQQFNDRLNERADALAERYTVTGRDLGRTPSGVGVYTMVIDPDGKVTGASTILRDFVDATFPFENQSRVTIQDTQVRAVKRKAGNFGTLWVGLPEDDLIAARQSALSALLVALFFTPLILLLIGWWVGKRSLSGLESAATLADRIDPTRSLETLPLPGREDEIHRLLSAINRLLVRIEAGQAREKQLLGQIVHELGAPLTVLRASLTRAGERTADPEVLRAALVADELTFTTQDLMQLARGQLEIRLAWHYIPATTLRDRLDRLVPGTTFAGSWGSGILCDPDRLTQALRNLLANGRRAAGPQGAVTLTLSETPEHLIFTVRDTGQGLPPELGERIFEPFVSGAGSSGLGLSVSRQIAVMHGGSLRGRNHPEGGAEFTLCLPNAALGDEDDVDDGSLDDPAPAILTR encoded by the coding sequence ATGACGCCCGGCGCCGGCCTGTATTCGGCCAAGGTCGCCTGGCGCCACTCGCTGCGTTTCCGGCTGGCCCTGACCTACTCGGCGCTGGCGCTGGTGCTGATCATGCTGGTCAGTGCGGGCATCGTGGCCCTGCTGCTCAGCCGCATGGATCAGCAGTTCAACGACCGCCTGAACGAGCGGGCCGATGCCCTGGCCGAGCGCTACACCGTAACGGGCCGCGACCTGGGCCGGACGCCGAGCGGGGTCGGTGTGTACACCATGGTGATTGACCCCGATGGCAAGGTCACCGGTGCCAGTACGATCCTCCGGGACTTTGTCGACGCGACCTTTCCCTTCGAGAACCAGAGTCGCGTGACCATCCAGGACACCCAGGTACGAGCGGTCAAGCGCAAGGCGGGCAACTTCGGCACGCTCTGGGTCGGCCTGCCCGAAGACGACCTGATCGCCGCCCGACAGAGCGCGCTGAGCGCCCTGCTGGTGGCGTTGTTCTTCACGCCGCTGATCCTGCTGCTGATCGGCTGGTGGGTGGGCAAGCGCTCGCTCTCGGGGCTGGAAAGTGCCGCCACGCTGGCCGACCGCATCGACCCGACCCGCTCGCTGGAGACCCTGCCGCTGCCCGGCCGCGAGGACGAGATCCACCGCCTGCTCAGCGCCATCAACCGCCTGCTGGTGCGGATTGAGGCCGGGCAGGCGCGCGAGAAGCAGCTGCTGGGCCAGATCGTGCACGAGCTGGGGGCCCCGCTGACCGTGCTGCGGGCCAGCCTGACCCGCGCGGGCGAGCGCACCGCCGACCCCGAGGTGCTGCGCGCCGCGCTGGTGGCCGATGAACTGACCTTCACCACCCAGGACCTGATGCAGCTGGCGCGCGGCCAGCTGGAGATCCGGCTGGCCTGGCACTACATCCCGGCCACCACCCTGCGCGACCGGCTGGACCGTCTGGTGCCCGGAACCACCTTCGCCGGCAGCTGGGGCAGCGGCATCCTGTGCGACCCGGACCGCCTGACCCAGGCGCTGCGGAACCTGCTCGCCAACGGCCGCCGCGCCGCCGGGCCGCAGGGCGCGGTGACCCTGACCCTGAGCGAGACGCCGGAACACCTGATCTTCACGGTGCGCGACACCGGCCAGGGGCTGCCCCCGGAACTGGGCGAGCGGATCTTCGAGCCCTTCGTCAGCGGGGCCGGCAGCTCCGGGCTGGGGCTGAGCGTGAGCCGGCAGATCGCCGTCATGCACGGCGGCAGCCTCAGGGGCCGCAACCACCCGGAGGGCGGCGCCGAATTCACGCTCTGCCTGCCCAACGCCGCCCTGGGAGACGAGGACGATGTGGACGACGGTTCCCTGGACGACCCGGCCCCCGCTATCCTGACCCGGTGA
- the dprA gene encoding DNA-processing protein DprA, translating into MTTSVLAPADELLALLTLRFTPQLGPRRIEGLRQHFGSARAALSAGLGELREVPGLDVKSVAAIGAAKAAEQAQAEVLKAWELGVTLLGRGLDGYPEALEALGDPPPILWVLGDLPELPVVPRAVGIVGTRAASPHAHTLTRQIATDLARADVTVVSGLARGVDTSAHTAAVDAGGVSIGILGSAVNHVYPSENARLAGRLTLLSEYPLGTPPAQHHFPTRNRLIAALSAATLVVEGELKSGSLITATHALECGRTVFAVPGRAGDPRAAGPHRLLREGAVLTESAQDILDELGWGAALAQPLPDLPPEQARVYGALTTLSTLDDLQASSGLPLPELQTALLMLQLLGLVEEVGGRWTRR; encoded by the coding sequence GTGACCACTTCCGTCCTCGCCCCGGCCGACGAGCTGCTGGCCCTGCTCACCCTGCGCTTCACGCCCCAGCTGGGGCCACGCCGGATCGAGGGCCTGCGCCAGCACTTCGGCAGCGCGCGGGCCGCGCTGAGTGCCGGCCTGGGCGAACTGCGCGAGGTGCCGGGGCTGGACGTGAAGAGCGTGGCGGCGATAGGGGCCGCGAAAGCGGCTGAACAGGCCCAGGCCGAAGTCCTGAAGGCCTGGGAACTGGGCGTGACCCTGCTGGGACGCGGCCTGGACGGCTATCCGGAGGCCCTGGAAGCGCTGGGCGACCCGCCCCCGATCCTCTGGGTGCTGGGCGACCTGCCCGAACTGCCGGTGGTGCCACGCGCCGTGGGCATCGTGGGCACGCGGGCCGCCAGCCCGCACGCGCACACCCTGACCCGCCAGATCGCCACCGACCTCGCCCGCGCCGACGTGACCGTGGTCAGCGGCCTGGCGCGGGGCGTGGACACCAGCGCCCACACGGCCGCCGTGGATGCCGGCGGCGTGAGTATCGGCATCCTGGGCAGCGCCGTGAACCATGTCTATCCCAGCGAGAACGCGCGCCTCGCCGGCCGCCTGACCCTGCTCAGCGAGTATCCGCTGGGCACGCCGCCCGCGCAGCACCACTTTCCCACCCGCAACCGCCTGATCGCCGCGCTCTCGGCGGCCACGCTGGTCGTGGAGGGCGAACTCAAGTCCGGCTCGCTGATCACCGCCACGCACGCGCTGGAGTGTGGCCGCACGGTGTTCGCCGTGCCGGGCCGGGCGGGCGACCCCCGCGCTGCCGGCCCCCACCGCCTGCTGCGCGAGGGCGCCGTGCTCACCGAGAGCGCCCAGGACATCCTCGACGAACTGGGCTGGGGCGCCGCCCTGGCCCAGCCGCTGCCCGACCTGCCGCCCGAACAGGCCAGGGTCTATGGCGCGCTGACCACGCTCTCGACCCTGGACGACCTGCAGGCCAGCAGCGGGCTGCCCCTGCCGGAACTCCAGACCGCCCTGCTGATGCTGCAGCTCCTCGGCCTGGTGGAAGAGGTCG